From Branchiostoma floridae strain S238N-H82 chromosome 5, Bfl_VNyyK, whole genome shotgun sequence:
NNNNNNNNNNNNNNNNNNNNNNNNNNNNNNNNNNNNNNNNNNNNNNNNNNNNNNNNNNNNNNNNNNNNNNNNNNNNNNNNNNNNNNNNNNNNNNNNNNNNNNNNNNNNNNNNNNNNNNNNNNNNNNNNNNNNNNNNNNNNNNNNNNNNNNNNNNNNNNNNNNNNNNNNNNNNNNNNNNNNNNNNNNNNNNNNNNNNNNNNNNNNNNNNNNNNNNNNNNNNNNNNNNNNNNNNNNNNNNNNNNNNNNNNNNNNNNNNNNNNNNNNNNNNNNNNNNNNNNNNNNNNNNNNNNNNNNNNNNNNNNNNNNNNNNNNNNNNNNNNNNNNNNNNNNNNNNNNNNNNNNNNNNNNNNNNNNNNNNNNNNNNNNNNNNNNNNNNNNNNNNNNNNNNNNNNNNNNNNNNNNNNNNNNNNNNNNNNNNNNNNNNNNNNNNNNNNNNNNNNNNNNNNNNNNNNNNNNNNNNNNNNNNNNNNNNNNNNNNNNNNNNNNNNNNNNNNNNNNNNNNNNNNNNNNNNNNNNNNNNNNNNNNNNNNNNNNNNNNNNNNNNNNNNNNNNNNNNNNNNNNNNNNNNNNNNNNNNNNNNNNNNNNNNNNNNNNNNNNNNNNNNNNNNNNNNNNNNNNNNNNNNNNNNNNNNNNNNNNNNNNNNNNNNNNNNNNNNNNNNNNNNNNNNNNNNNNNNNNNNNNNNNNNNNNNNNNNNNNNNNNNNNNNNNNNNNNNNNNNNNNNNNNNNNNNNNNNNNNNNNNNNNNNNNNNNNNNNNNNNNNNNNNNNNNNNNNNNNNNNNNNNNNNNNNNNNNNNNNNNNNNNNNNNNNNNNNNNNNNNNNNNNNNNNNNNNNNNNNNNNNNNNNNNNNNNNNNNNNNNNNNNNNNNNNNNNNNNNNNNNNNNNNNNNNNNNNNNNNNNNNNNNNNNNNNNNNNNNNNNNNNNNNNNNNNNNNNNNNNNNNNNNNNNNNNNNNNNNNNNNNNNNNNNNNNNNNNNNNNNNNNNNNNNNNNNNNNNNNNNNNNNNNNNNNNNNNNNNNNNNNNNNNNNNNNNNNNNNNNNNNNNNNNNNNNNNNNNNNNNNNNNNNNNNNNNNNNNNNNNNNNNNNNNNNNNNNNNNNNNNNNNNNNNNNNNNNNNNNNNNNNNNNNNNNNNNNNNNNNNNNNNNNNNNNNNNNNNNNNNNNNNNNNNNNNNNNNNNNNNNNNNNNNNNNNNNNNNNNNNNNNNNNNNNNNNNNNNNNNNNNNNNNNNNNNNNNNNNNNNNNNNNNNNNNNNNNNNNNNNNNNNNNNNNNNNNNNNNNNNNNNNNNNNNNNNNNNNNNNNNNNNNNNNNNNNNNNNNNNNNNNNNNNNNNNNNNNNNNNNNNNNNNNNNNNNNNNNNNNNNNNNNNNNNNNNNNNNNNNNNNNNNNNNNNNNNNNNNNNNNNNNNNNNNNNNNNNNNNNNNNNNNNNNNNNNNNNNNNNNNNNNNNNNNNNNNNNNNNNNNNNNNNNNNNNNNNNNNNNNNNNNNNNNNNNNNNNNNNNNNNNNNNNNNNNNNNNNNNNNNNNNNNNNNNNNNNNNNNNNNNNNNNNNNNNNNNNNNNNNNNNNNNNNNNNNNNNNNNNNNNNNNNNNNNNNNNNNNNNNNNNNNNNNNNNNNNNNNNNNNNNNNNNNNNNNNNNNNNNNNNNNNNNNNNNNNNNNNNNNNNNNNNNNNNNNNNNNNNNNNNNNNNNNNNNNNNNNNNNNNNNNNNNNNNNNNNNNNNNNNNNNNNNNNNNNNNNNNNNNNNNNNNNNNNNNNNNNNNNNNNNNNNNNNNNNNNNNNNNNNNNNNNNNNNNNNNNNNNNNNNNNNNNNNNNNNNNNNNNNNNNNNNNNNNNNNNNNNNNNNNNNNNNNNNNNNNNNNNNNNNNNNNNNNNNNNNNNNNNNNNNNNNNNNNNNNNNNNNNNNNNNNNNNNNNNNNNNNNNNNNNNNNNNNNNNNNNNNNNNNNNNNNNNNNNNNNNNNNNNNNNNNNNNNNNNNNNNNNNNNNNNNNNNNNNNNNNNNNNNNNNNNNNNNNNNNNNNNNNNNNNNNNNNNNNNNNNNNNNNNNNNNNNNNNNNNNNNNNNNNNNNNNNNNNNNNNNNNNNNNNNNNNNNNNNNNNNNNNNNNNNNNNNNNNNNNNNNNNNNNNNNNNNNNNNNNNNNNNNNNNNNNNNNNNNNNNNNNNNNNNNNNNNNNNNNNNNNNNNNNNNNNNNNNNNNNNNNNNNNNNNNNNNNNNNNNNNNNNNNNNNNNNNNNNNNNNNNNNNNNNNNNNNNNNNNNNNNNNNNNNNNNNNNNNNNNNNNNNNNNNNNNNNNNNNNNNNNNNNNNNNNNNNNNNNNNNNNNNNNNNNNNNNNNNNNNNNNNNNNNNNNNNNNNNNNNNNNNNNNNNNNNNNNNNNNNNNNNNNNNNNNNNNNNNNNNNNNNNNNNNNNNNNNNNNNNNNNNNNNNNNNNNNNNNNNNNNNNNNNNNNNNNNNNNNNNNNNNNNNNNNNNNNNNNNNNNNNNNNNNNNNNNNNNNNNNNNNNNNNNNNNNNNNNNNNNNNNNNNNNNNNNNNNTGCATCAGAGCACATGGCGGACGCATGTACCAGGTGCGCAGGACGACGTTCACAGCGTCGACTGGGGAAACAAGAACACACAATCATTCGCTGCACGTCTATTGTCTTTGCTCTATTACTTATGATGAAGATTTGGTTTTTATCTCAGCTTTCAAACATAAAAAAGGTAGTCTtgctactgatcttgtgcccttgcaaAAGGCACTTcatatgactttcctcacttcactcactgACAGGTGTAAAgattggtacctgactttggctGTTTGGCTTTGGTAAAAGGCGAAgaaaggagagggttgggtgCCACCTTCTAGTACCATgcccagacacagtggataacaacccccTGCCCCTACGGCTTAGTGTATGGGACTACTTTTACCTTTACGTTACTTTAGTAACTGTTGACAATACTACAGAGTTTTAGGTGCTGAGGTTTTCTATTAGGATAATACAGACGTACCTCATCCTTCTCCACAGTGGCGTCGTTCACCAGCCGGACGTCCTCGTGGACATCGAAACTGAAGAGCGGACCTGCAACAAGGTCACATGATTAGTTGCTTTTCACTGATTGGTCCAACAGTGATGACATCATGTACCGAGGAGACTGATTCAAAGTCGAAAACAAAatcagcccctgcagttctaagaaactgctagggggcccaaatctaTACTTCCACATGAGCCCAATAGCTTAACCTAACCAAATCATCCAAACCACATGCCTACTAGTACTGCGTTACTGAATCATCAAacggcatgtccagaacaagagacATGCCAACTGGAAGTATATTTCCAAAGGAAATGGCTGAGggtgaagagaagttaagtacAGATTGTACTTCTATGAAACTCACCACTCTTGCCTCTTGCCTTGGTGACAATGAAGTCATAGAATGTGTAGTGCTGCAGAATAATAACATACAACGTACGTATATTATAAAGTCTTGTTAAAAGGCTAATTGCATTTAGAAACCaggaaaaaagacaaacaaaccaTGAAGAACAATTTAACAGGACAAAAGAAGTGTCCACATAGGAAATGCAAGGAGATCACAGAACTtggttacagtacatgtaattactATCCTATCAAACAAAAGACCTTGTGAGGACTAGTAAGGATTAAAGTTAACATGTTAGtttgataaaaaataaaatatggaGGTACTGTACTATGTATCTAATACACACATTGGAAAAGAAAGTGCAACAGTACTGAACATGTTTATGGTAGATGATCATGAGTATGAATCAGCCGCCAGACTCACATGTGGGATGATCAAGTCTTCTTTGATGTACATCAGCTGTTCTACTGTTGCCGACCTGATGTCAACAAGAACAAACAACATTTACCACAACTTATAGTTTACTCTAACCAGAAGCCTGGCTACATAACACTTCTGCCTATGCCTGTGTGGAGGGGCCACCATAAAgccactcacacacactcactcactatccggttacCTTAGTACCCAACTGCATTTATCAGGCATTTTACCCAACAATTACCCTTCAATACCTCTAATATCATGCTGCCATCATGCTGATACACGAGGCCTCCTATAGCCGAAAGTTTTGCTGTTACTGCATGAGCCCAATTTGCTGACAAAAAGCTTGAAATCTCTAACTTGAAGGTATCACGTTGGACGAAGCATTATTTGCCAATGTTTTGCAAGAGGTTTTGTACAAGTTTTTACAGAAGGTCTCCCACCTGAGTTCTGTGAAGTCCTTGCGGAGCATCTCCAGGCAGCGCTGTAGGAACTGCTGGATGCTGTTTCCTTTCTTCATCTGAAAATCGACATCGCGTAAACAAACATCACGTCATCAGCTGTCAACAGCTGATAGAACAatcaacagaaaacaacatcaCAGAAAAAGCAACTTTCAGCACTTCTACAACATCGCTAACACAACTGTTCCCTCTCTTcatatgcaaaacaacatcaGAGCTGTCCAAAAAAAGTCCAGGTCTCTGTGATATTATGAAATTTAACTTCTCATGCAGCACAACAAGTATCTATCCAATTTTAACTGTATGGATGTAATGTATAAATAATAtgtgaccacaggaagaatagtcTCTGAcgaggctaattgtggatcaaaATAAACTCAACTCTACTCAAGAGCAAATAACTTGCACTACACTCAAACCTCCAGACCTGGTCCTCTCAGATGGGGCAGAAAGCTGGAGGCCGGGTTTGAAGAGGGTACCATATCAAGTTACAGCTCCCACCACtattattgaaaagagtaggggtccagcCCATTGTGAGTACACCAAACCTTACAGTACAGTCTTACACAGCAGGTACAGACTGCACAAAACCGGTGTGTTTCATGGAAAGACAGTTTACTggttttcaaaacaaacaagcagctGGTAATGTTACCTTGACTGTCCGTCTGTGTCCGGACCCGTCCCAGTAGCTGAACGTGATCTCAATCTCCTCGTCTGGGGGAGGGAAGGGAGCAGTAGGTCATACAGAAAAAGGTCAGAGGTTATTTTGCACACTACATGTAGGCTGGAGAGAGACCAGTCCCCCTGTAAGTAGCTTTTgtactttatttcttattttcacAACCGATAAAAATGATAGATACAAAAACTTGAATTAAGAACTAGTAACATAACTGTACAACCATGGTCTGAAGCTAGAACACCTGTAAGTAGACAACCCTTTACAAATTAGATAAACTCAGTTCCGTGACTGTCAAGGCAGGAAGTAACTTATagtcatataacctccttgtgtaAAGTTGGTAGTAAACTAGTGATGACCCTTTGCAGCCTTACTTTTGATTTTCTCCTGTTTGCCCTCCCACTCCTGTCGGAGCTCCTCACGTAGTTTGTTCTCTTCCTCCTGTAGGGGGAACAGCAGGGGGGTTAGAGGAGGGGGGGAANNNNNNNNNNNNNNNNNNNNNNNNNNNNNNNNNNNNNNNNNNNNNNNNNNNNNNNNNNNNNNNNNNNNNNNNNNNNNNNNNNNNNNNNNNNNNNNNNNNNTGAATAattactgaatgaatgaagacctttattgcacgtttttgccccactgggctaagtacaggtcaaatgTAACAAAGTAAACATGTAAcaatggtaacaatcatatacctttaaatgtaacgttacatataaacATCTAATCTACTCTGGTACATTCGACTTcatctcgcttcttggtaattgcataaatgtatcTAGCTGTATgattggttagagttggtttgtcGAAGGCTGCAAGGAATATGAATTTCTTTTTACTATTCAAATatctgaagtgaggaaatttgctTAACACATAGTCGAATAGAATGtttctatcgctatcatacaaagggcaatctacagtaaaatgtacctcgtcttctactttacctaaactacaatattgacagattctttgctctagaAGAGTGTGGTTATAAATGTCTTCCTGGTTCGATTCGCAATTTGTGACAACTGATTCTTACTTTTGTCACGGTAGATCGGTGGCGTACATTTGGAATCTTAAGATAATCTTCTTTGTTATAAGATTGCTTTAAtaatctgtatgttcgtagtttATTTTTCGCACTTGCAATCGTTGCggatttcagacaaaaaggCCTGGAAATGGATATCTTTTAAACACtgatagattgatgaaataatGTGTGCCGTATTTGAACCGTTTGGCTGAGCGCTTTGCCATACGAAAGCATAACCACATTTCTCTAGAGTATTGCGTACACCAGACGCCCAACACTTTGCACCCGTTGCTTCTAAATTTatttggcacaagagagcatctgcttgaaggctgtcagctggcacCTTCTTGTAAAGTCGAATGAAATACTTGATGGcatttagggaggcctccagatgaatggggtacctccctagttCTGTCCGTGCTGCGAGATTACTAATTACTACTAGTTCTTGGGATATTGAGAGAATGTTTGCAAAATTTTAAATGTACAGATTCAATCGGGCAAAATTTTGGGCTTTTGAAAGGCCCCCATATTTCAGACCCATACAGTAGGATGGGTTTAATACAAGAGTCGAAAAGCTTGTTTTTAACGCTTAGTGAGGCATTGGCCTTGTTTAGCGACTGTCTGATGCTAAACAAAGATTTTAGGCCCTTGCTGTATAGGTGTTTGTTGTTGGCCAAAGTAGTATAGGAGGGACGGGACGACGTGATTTGGGGAGGGTCTTGGGGGAGggatgtgtttatgtgtttattgGGGTTATAATGAGGTCAACTGGAGGGTTTGGGTTCATGATTATAGGTCAACTGGAGGGTTTGGGTCATCACGACGGTTCATCGGGAGGGTTGGGGTCACCAAGGGGTTATAGAAGAGGTCATCAGCATACTTAGGATAATCACCTGTTGTTTCATTGTCAATAATTGGGATTTGTTGCTGTTGATTGTAAACAACCAAGGTTTGCTGAGTTGTAAGCTTGAAAGTATTGCATATCGTGATCAATAGTCGGACTTATGCATCAAGTCATAACTGAACGAGAAAAATGACAAAGAGGCCAGATACATGTTTTTCATCGTGCTTTATTTGTGCCATTTGGTCAAGTGCAGAGTGCTTTATTTGTGCTATTTTAGTCAAGTGCGCGTATTTCGTTTTTCTTTCTGTGCGTTGGTAATATGTCACCAAGCAGGAGATGCAAGGACAGCTTTCCTTCTGTCTCATCGATGTGTCTGCAAAGAACGAAAAGGTGTTATGAGTATTATTGAAGGTAGGGAAGCAAAGAGGAATGTACACAAGAGGTTGGTTTAGAAGACGCTTGGTAAATGGTGCAAATGGGATGAACATGGTAAGTTGAGACGATTTGGTAAATAGGGTAGCAATCATGTCCGCTGTGTTTGAGGATCGATTCTCACCACCTGGAGGCACGTGTGTGGTCGATTTGTCACAACACGTCAACACGCATTTCCGGATAGACCACTTAACTCCTTTAAGGATGATGACACTTGGTTTGGCAAAGCGGGGTAATGACGCAACTTTTGTCAACAGTTTAACAAGCGAAACggagaaagaaaagaattgtCACCGATTTACAGTTAGAgattatgtatatttatatattctTTATTATCAGTGACACAGTAAGATTTAGTAACCCGTAAGAGACCTCTAGAAAACCTTTGCAAACCTTCCTCCGGGATGTCATGACTAACCGTGGACTGGACGGGGTACCCTCAATAGTTTTTACAGCACATCGTAAACCGTACTAAACGGTTGGTAAGAAGGAAACTCGTTTCGGGCGATGTACTGTGAAGACAGGGCAAACATGTTTTGTCAACAATTCCAAGCGCATGCGTCCAGAAAAATAATGACCGCGCATCCTGAGTAACGAGCAAACATCTGTGTCAACAATTCCGAGCGCATGCGCAAAGGATGAATGTTCTGAATGAGACCAATTAGTGACTCTTGTCAACATTCTAATGCGCACGCGTACAAAGTGAAGTTTTCAAGCTAGATTACCTTTGAGATGTTGGGGAAGTTGAATTAAATGCGCAAAACATCATTGAAAAAACGCACGACTCAGCGAGCGTAGCTCAGAACGTCTAGACGTCCAAGAAGCGACGGTGCTCGGACGGAAAAAAGGTCAGTTTCTTGCTGTTACCTGTTTTTAACGAAGTTGTATTTAGTTCCgtagatatatgtggagaaggagtcTTCTTTTGTGAACGATTCGGCGTATTTTAAGACGAAAGCTCAAAGTGCTTTGTTGACCAACGGTGTCTTTTTTCGCCAACAGGAAAGATATCATGGGTTTCCCCTGCGACCTCTGTGAAAAAGTGTGCAAAAGATCTCACGCACGCGCGCGGCATATCCGAACAGTGCATACGAACGGACCTTCGGCGCATCGATGTGATTCTTGTGGTGCCGTGTTTTCGCGATCAGATAATCTGAGACGACACCAACTACAGCACGTCTCAGGTGATCGCACACACGTGTGTGAAGTCTGCGACAGAACGTTTACAAGGCGGGAGCATCTCATTCGTCATTGGCACAGATTCCATGCGGTTCAACCATTGGATCGACAGGAAACAACTGCTCCCTTGACGTCAACCGAGGAGCCCAGCACATCGCAAGGTCATAAAAGACCACCCGACAGGGAAACTGAAAGACCCGGTAAGAAAGCAAGGATCAACGCCAGACCCCGACCGCAGCATATCGCCTTAGAAGAGGATCCGAGGGATGAACCTGAAGACTTGTCTCCACAAGAGGATCCAAACGTGGCTGAATTGTACACTCAGAAATGGTCAATCATACGTACCCAATTCTGGCGACAGAAAGTAAACGACATATACAATTTCCGTCTGTACTCTACCACCATAGACGAGCTGAGAACGAGAGTGTGGGCCGTCTTTCATGACCAGCGAACGGCCTTTAAGATAAATGTGTCTTTTGGCTTCATCTTGAGAGACAATAAAACGGGAGAACTGAGATACTTTTATGCGCACGAGAACAACCACCTTCTCCTTCAAGAACCGGCGATAGTAGACAACCAAGACGACATCGACCGATTCTTGGACAAGTTGGGTACAACGGACATCCTGGAACACGCAAGACAACAGAAGCCGGATTCCGGATGGGTCGTCCACAAGGTAACCAACGCTACGTTTTACGTCAGCAAGTTGACAGAACATCCGATAGGGGCCCCCGATGTTTTGCCGGATTATATTGTCAACAACAAGGCCGTCGTCGCCCTACAAGTCGGACCGCAAGGCCTCTACAAGGACAATCTGTGTTTTTTTCGCTGTCTCGCGATCCAGCACAAGAAGGATCCAAGATATTGCGAAAAAGCCACCAAGACTCTTCTCAAGAAGTACCTGTCATTTGTCGGAAAGACCCAAAAACAATTCAAGGGGGTGAAGTTGAGCGACCTCAACGACATGGAAGACCTCTTTCACATCAACATCTACGTGTACGGTCTAAAGCAAGACGCCGAATGTCAAAGCACCTTTGCCGAACTTATCAGACGCCCTCTGGCGACGCACGGCGACACCATGTATCTGAACCTATACGCAGGGCACTTTAGCTACGTCAAAGACTTCAACAGCTACGCAAAGTCCTGGGCTTGCTGCAAGTGTGGTATGAAGTGGACACATCTCGGTCATCTCCACAGACACGAGGCAACATGCACTGGGGCTATCAACTACGTTTACCCTGGAGGCCCGTACAAGCTGACACAAACCATTTTTGAGAAGTTGCAGGATGAGGGGCTAGTGGTACCCGAGGAAGATCGATACTACGGTTTCCGTGCAACGTATGACATAGAATGTCTACTGAAGCCCGTCACGGGTCAAGGGACAGTAAAGATGGTATGGGAAGCGGTTCACGAACTGCTAAGCGTGAGCGTCTGTTCCAACGTACCGGGATTTACGGAAGCGAAGTGTTTCGTGTCCGACGGAGATACAGCGGCGGTCGTCATAGACTTTCTCACCTATCTGGAACAAGTCAGTAATACGGCTTACACGACGTTGCGAGAAAAGTTTGACTGGGTCTTTCAAAAAATGTGGGACAAGAGACAGAAGGACattgaagaggaggaggagaatgAGAAGAATGAGAAGACGGTGGATCGCGAAGGCCGA
This genomic window contains:
- the LOC118416468 gene encoding protein FAM50A-like (The sequence of the model RefSeq protein was modified relative to this genomic sequence to represent the inferred CDS: added 88 bases not found in genome assembly): MKKGNSIQQFLQRCLEMLRKDFTELRSATVEQLMYIKEDLIIPHHYTFYDFIVTKARGKSGPLFSFDVHEDVRLVNDATVEKDESHAGKVVLRSWYERNKHIFPASRWEPYDP